CTCCGTCATGATTTTCTATATGTATGCTGCTTTTCTGGCACATCCTGATGTAGTAAACGGTCAAATTGTGGGCGCCTCTAAGGTGAGGCAAGGGATGCTCTTTTGTGAATATGTTATCGTTATTTTTTCATTACTCTTCGTGCTTTATTCCAATTCCGCTTTTGTAAAGACAAGGCAAAAGGAGTTCGGTCTTTTTTCTTTGTTTGGGATGACACGGGCGCAAATAAAGCGGCTTGTTATCTATGAGAACACGGCGATTTCTCTACTTGCAATCGGAGTTGGGATAGTACTGGGGATTTTGTTCAGTAAGCTCTTCTTTATGGCGCTGGGCGTCCTTCTCAACCTGGAACAGACGATTGCATTCGCCGTACCAGCACAAGCGATTTGGATGACGGCTTTCGGATTTTGCATCCTGTTTACGCTTATTTCGCTGTGGACGGCGCGGAAGATTGGAGGGTCGCAAATTATTGATTTGCTTAAAGCATCAAGAAGGCCTAAAGGTGATCTTTATTATTCTCCATGGTTAGTGGCAGCGGCAATCGGTTCACTCGGCATGGCCTATACGCTTGCCTTAATGATGAACGGAAACAATTTTTTGAGCCTCGACTTTTCCAGTTTCTCGGTTCGGGCTCTAGCGATTCTGGCTGCCGTGTTGGTGGGCACGTATTTAGTATTCACCCAGTTCAGCGTCCTTGTACTTGGGTTCATAAAAAAGCGCTACGGTATCTATTATCGGCGGACCAATATGCTGATCATTTCCTTACTCGGTTTTAAGATCCGAGACAACGCACGTATGCTCTTTATCGTTTCTATTCTGAGCGCGATCATCTTAACGGCGTCGAGCGCCTTTTATATACTGGGCCGTTCCGCCCCTCAAGAGAATTTAAAGGAAATGATTTCGCTGACGATGTTCATCGGACTCTTTATCAGTTTGCTCTTCTTTATCGCATCGGGGAGCATGATTTACTTTAAGCTGTTCACCGAGCTGCAGGACGATCGAGCGCAATTTGAAGCTTTAACGAGAATCGGTATGACGGAGGGAGAGATCCGTAACGTCGTCGTGACCCAGGTCGGCATTATTTTTTTCGTACCCTGCGTCATTGGTATCATTCACGCTTTGGTCGCTATGAAAACATTGGACAATATATTGATGTCGTCCAATTGGATCTATTCCTTTGTCGTTATTGGTATTTATTTGGCCATGCAAACGATCTACTTTGTTGCAGCCTGCCGCAGCTATATCGCAAGTTTGCGAATAAGAAGAGTATAAGAGGAAGGGGCTTACTCGATTTGACTTTAACCAGTTATCCTTCTACACTTAGTTACAAAAAGTAAGCGCAACAAGGAGAACAATCGATGACAATAAAGCTCGGTGTACTGGATCAAGTGTATGTCAGCGAGAACCGTACCGCCTCAGACGGACTCCACGAGTCTACGAGGCTCATACAAGCAGTAGAAGCGCTCGGCTACAGCCGCTTCTGGGTGTCGGAGCATCATTCGATGCGGGCGCTGGCATTCTCAAGCCCTGAGGTGCTTATTGCGCATCTGGCGGCAGCAACGAGTACGATTCGCGTCGGCTCGGGCGGCGTCATGCTCCCGCATTACAGCGCATATAAGGTGGCGGAGAACTTCCGCCTGCTTGAGGCGCTCCATCCTGGGCGCATCGATCTCGGGCTTGGCCGTGCTCCGGGTGGCATGCCGCTAGCAACGAGGGCGCTGCAGCAAGACAAGTACGTCGATGTCCACAAGTATCCTCAACAGGTGCTTGATCTGATCGGGTATTTACACGACGCGTTGCCCGAAGGGCATCCGTTCGAGAAGCTGGTCGCTTCTCCAGTGATCTCGACGGCACCGGACGTCTGGCTGCTCGGATCGAGCGGAGATAGCGCAAGGTTCGCGGCGGAGCTGGGCACGGGGTACGGGTTTGCCGAATTTTTCGGTACACCGGGTGGGGAGGATGCAGTTCGGCATTACAGGGAGAACTTCAAGCCGGCTGCGCTACTGGAACCGAGACCGCGCTCGTTGATCGCGACGCTTGCCATCTGTGCGGAGACCGAGGAGGAAGCGAACCGACTGGCGACGAGCAGCGACCTCTTGTTCCTGGCGATCCGCACGGGACGAGAGCTGCCAAGCCTGCCTTCGGTAGAGACGGCGATGAATTATCCGTATACGGAGGTTGACCTGTATTATATTCGACAGAGCCGCGAGCGGCGCATCATCGGCACACCGGAGCGGGTGAAGGAGCAGCTGCTGAAGCTGGCCGCGGAGTACGGTATTGAGGAACTATTAATTAACACACCTATACACGATCCATCGGCGCGTGTGCGCTCGTATGAGCTGATTGCGAAGGCGTTCGGCATGACAGAGCGGGTGTAGCAAGGACTATAGCTGACGAAGGATGCTGCATAGCCAAGGAAGTTCGACTCTCCTCGCGCATAATGAGCTGAGAACCGACATAGCTATCATTAGATTTGAATCTAATGATGGAATGGAGGCAGACCATGAAGTCGAATGAGGGAGCATGGACGAATATTTCAGCGCCGCAGAACGCAGTGGATCAATCCGCTTATGTAGGGAGGCTGCCAGCGGCGCACAGCCCGA
Above is a genomic segment from Paenibacillus sp. YYML68 containing:
- a CDS encoding LLM class flavin-dependent oxidoreductase, with protein sequence MTIKLGVLDQVYVSENRTASDGLHESTRLIQAVEALGYSRFWVSEHHSMRALAFSSPEVLIAHLAAATSTIRVGSGGVMLPHYSAYKVAENFRLLEALHPGRIDLGLGRAPGGMPLATRALQQDKYVDVHKYPQQVLDLIGYLHDALPEGHPFEKLVASPVISTAPDVWLLGSSGDSARFAAELGTGYGFAEFFGTPGGEDAVRHYRENFKPAALLEPRPRSLIATLAICAETEEEANRLATSSDLLFLAIRTGRELPSLPSVETAMNYPYTEVDLYYIRQSRERRIIGTPERVKEQLLKLAAEYGIEELLINTPIHDPSARVRSYELIAKAFGMTERV
- a CDS encoding FtsX-like permease family protein; its protein translation is MTFRSLAFSNIKGKWCSYIAFFMSCTFSVMIFYMYAAFLAHPDVVNGQIVGASKVRQGMLFCEYVIVIFSLLFVLYSNSAFVKTRQKEFGLFSLFGMTRAQIKRLVIYENTAISLLAIGVGIVLGILFSKLFFMALGVLLNLEQTIAFAVPAQAIWMTAFGFCILFTLISLWTARKIGGSQIIDLLKASRRPKGDLYYSPWLVAAAIGSLGMAYTLALMMNGNNFLSLDFSSFSVRALAILAAVLVGTYLVFTQFSVLVLGFIKKRYGIYYRRTNMLIISLLGFKIRDNARMLFIVSILSAIILTASSAFYILGRSAPQENLKEMISLTMFIGLFISLLFFIASGSMIYFKLFTELQDDRAQFEALTRIGMTEGEIRNVVVTQVGIIFFVPCVIGIIHALVAMKTLDNILMSSNWIYSFVVIGIYLAMQTIYFVAACRSYIASLRIRRV